One Staphylococcus ratti DNA segment encodes these proteins:
- the sucD gene encoding succinate--CoA ligase subunit alpha: MSVFVDKNTKVIVQGITGSTALFHTKQMLEYGTQIVAGVTPGKGGQVVEGVPVYNTVEEAKQETGANVSVIYVPAPFAADAILECADAELDLAICITEHIPVIDMVKVKRYLEGKKTRLIGPNCPGVITSDETKIGIMPGYIHKKGHVGVVSRSGTLTYEAVHQLTEEGIGQSTAVGIGGDPVNGTNFIDVLKAFNEDEDTHAVVMIGEIGGTAEEEAAEWIKANMKKPVVGFIGGQTAPPGKRMGHAGAIISGGKGTADEKIKTLNACGVKTADTPSEIGATLIQAAKDAGIYEQLLTVKK; encoded by the coding sequence ATGAGTGTATTTGTTGATAAAAATACAAAAGTAATCGTACAAGGTATTACAGGGTCAACTGCCCTTTTCCATACTAAACAAATGTTAGAATATGGTACACAAATCGTAGCAGGTGTGACGCCAGGTAAAGGTGGCCAAGTTGTTGAAGGTGTACCGGTATACAATACAGTAGAAGAAGCAAAACAAGAAACAGGAGCAAATGTTTCGGTAATTTATGTACCAGCACCATTTGCGGCAGATGCAATTTTAGAATGCGCAGATGCTGAATTAGATTTAGCTATCTGTATTACAGAACACATCCCTGTAATTGACATGGTTAAAGTAAAACGTTATTTAGAAGGTAAAAAGACGCGTTTAATTGGACCGAACTGTCCAGGTGTCATCACTTCTGACGAAACGAAAATTGGTATTATGCCAGGATATATCCATAAAAAAGGTCATGTAGGTGTCGTATCACGTTCTGGTACATTGACATATGAAGCGGTTCACCAATTAACTGAAGAAGGTATCGGACAATCGACAGCTGTAGGTATCGGCGGCGACCCTGTTAACGGTACAAACTTTATCGACGTGTTAAAAGCATTTAACGAAGATGAAGATACACACGCTGTAGTGATGATTGGCGAAATCGGTGGTACAGCTGAAGAAGAAGCAGCTGAATGGATTAAAGCCAATATGAAAAAACCGGTTGTTGGTTTCATTGGTGGTCAAACAGCGCCTCCTGGAAAACGTATGGGCCACGCTGGAGCGATTATTTCAGGTGGTAAAGGGACTGCTGATGAAAAAATCAAAACACTTAACGCTTGTGGCGTTAAAACTGCAGACACACCTTCAGAAATTGGTGCTACATTAATTCAAGCAGCCAAAGATGCAGGTATTTATGAGCAGTTATTAACAGTTAAAAAGTAA
- the sucC gene encoding ADP-forming succinate--CoA ligase subunit beta encodes MNIHEYQGKEIFRSMGVAVPEGRVAFSAKEAVEKAKELESDVYVVKAQIHAGGRGKAGGVKIAKSLSEVETYANELLGKVLVTHQTGPEGKEVKRLYIEEGADIQKEYYVGFVIDRATDRVTLMASEEGGTEIEEVAATNPEKIFKETIDPVVGLAPYQARRIAFNINIPKESVNKAVKFLISLYNVFIEKDCSIVEINPLVLTGEGDVLALDSKINFDDNALFRHKDVLELRDLDEEDAKEIEASKYDLSYIALDGNIGCMVNGAGLAMATMDTINHFNGNPANFLDVGGGATKEKVTEAFKIILGDSNVKGIFVNIFGGIMRCDVIAEGIVAAVKEVDLTLPLVVRLEGTNVEIGKKILEDSGLAIEPATTMAEGAQKIVKLVNEA; translated from the coding sequence ATGAATATCCATGAGTATCAAGGAAAAGAAATTTTTCGCTCAATGGGCGTAGCAGTACCAGAGGGGCGCGTGGCTTTCTCAGCGAAAGAAGCTGTGGAAAAAGCGAAAGAATTAGAGAGTGATGTGTATGTAGTAAAAGCCCAAATTCACGCGGGTGGTCGTGGTAAAGCTGGCGGTGTTAAAATTGCTAAATCTTTATCAGAAGTAGAAACATATGCAAATGAATTATTAGGCAAAGTGTTAGTTACACATCAAACAGGCCCAGAAGGTAAAGAAGTGAAACGCCTTTACATCGAAGAAGGTGCTGATATTCAAAAAGAATATTATGTTGGCTTCGTTATTGACCGCGCTACTGATCGCGTAACATTAATGGCTTCTGAAGAGGGCGGTACGGAGATTGAAGAGGTTGCAGCAACAAACCCTGAGAAAATCTTCAAAGAAACAATTGACCCAGTCGTAGGTTTAGCACCTTATCAAGCACGTCGAATTGCTTTCAACATCAATATTCCAAAAGAATCAGTGAACAAAGCGGTGAAATTCTTAATTTCTTTATACAATGTGTTCATCGAAAAAGATTGTTCTATCGTAGAAATCAACCCACTTGTTTTAACAGGTGAAGGCGATGTTTTAGCTTTAGACTCAAAAATCAACTTTGATGATAATGCGTTGTTCCGTCACAAAGATGTTCTAGAATTACGCGATTTAGATGAAGAAGATGCAAAAGAAATCGAAGCTTCTAAATACGACTTATCTTACATTGCTTTAGACGGTAACATTGGTTGTATGGTTAATGGTGCTGGTTTAGCTATGGCGACGATGGATACGATTAACCACTTTAATGGTAATCCGGCAAACTTCCTTGACGTAGGGGGCGGCGCTACAAAAGAAAAAGTTACCGAAGCATTCAAAATCATTTTAGGTGATAGCAATGTTAAAGGTATTTTTGTTAACATTTTCGGCGGTATTATGCGTTGTGATGTTATTGCAGAAGGTATTGTAGCGGCAGTTAAAGAAGTAGATTTAACATTACCATTAGTTGTACGTCTTGAAGGTACAAATGTGGAAATCGGCAAAAAAATCTTAGAAGATTCAGGTTTAGCAATTGAGCCAGCGACAACAATGGCTGAAGGTGCACAAAAAATTGTTAAACTTGTAAACGAAGCGTAA